In the Helicobacter cetorum MIT 99-5656 genome, AGGATACATAACAGGCACTTATGACGCCCAAAACATTAATTTTAATTCTAGCCATATTACAACCGGAAATCAATGGTCTAGTGGTGGTGGAGCTACGCTCAATTTCAATGCATCAAATAGTCTCACAATAACTCAAGCAAATTTTAATAATAGCAAGGCTGGGTCGCAACACTCCTATATGAATTTTAGCGGTTCTAGTATCAATGTAAGTGGCTCTAGCTTCACAGACAACACTAATGGGGGCTTTAGTTTTGGTAGCAATGGGAGCAATAGCGCTAGCAGCACCTTTAATCAAACCCATTTTAATGAAGGGACTTATAATTTTAAAAGCACTAACGCTACTTTTCAAAATTCCACTTTCAATCAAGGGATTTATAGTTTCAATGATAGCACGAGTCTAAGCTTTAATAACGATACTTTCAATCAAGGCACTTATGAATTTAATGCCAGCAAGATTAATTTTTCAGGCACTAACACTTTAAATTCAAGCTCGCCTTTTGCTAACCTTAAGGGTAATGTGTCTTTTAGTTCTAGTTCTAACACTATTTTTAACATCAATCAAACCCTTAATAATAATCAAACCTACAATATCCTTACCACAAATGGGACAATTCAGTATGGGGTTTATCAAAGCTATTTGTGGGATTTAATCAACTATAAGGGCAATAAAGCAATCAGTCATAGCGAAATAAGTAGTCATGTCTATGATGTAACTTTTAATATTAATGGACAAAAAGAAACTTTACAAGAAACTTTTAATCACAACTCTATCAGTACTCAGTTTTTAGGAAATTTACAAAATCAGGCTCAAAACACCGCCACAAAGGATTTGACTGACACGCAAAATGCCTTAAATAATGCTAATACTGACAATGCCACCACCCATTCATACCACTCTTATGAAAACAGCAAAAATCCTACCATAGCCCAAGCGGATAAAACCCTAGAAGAAACCAATTCAAAAATTAAGCAAGACAAAGAAAATTTACAACAAGATTTAGATAATGTCAAACAACTAGCTAACGCTAAAGATTTTAATGAAGAAGCTTTTAACCAAGCCCAAGCTAAAGAGCAACAAGATTTAAAAACATTAGAAAAAGATGAAAACGCTTTTAATAAAGACAAACAGGAATTAAATGAAGCTATAGCTGATGCTAAACCTATAAATCCTACCCCAACACCACACACCCCTAAAGTAGAACCAAAGCCTATAGCACACAACACGCCAAGCCCCACACCTAAGGCAGAGCCTACACCACCACAACCATCGCCCCCCACTCAAAATTTACCCACAATAAATGTTTGGGGTGGGGTTTATGAACTCAATAATCAAACCTATTCCAAGAAAGGCATCTATTATATCAATCCTAACAATCAAACCCTAAGCACCTATACAGCTAACTTGCTAGGAAGAAGTTTTGATGTGAATATCACTCAAGGCACTCTGATTATAGGGAATAACACAGAAAGCGTGAATACCAAGGGTTTGATTTGGATAGGGCATGGGGGCTTTGGCTACATTACCGGAACTTTTAGTGCGACTGATATTTACCTGACCAATCATTTTAAAACCGGCGAAGGTGTTTCAGGTTCAGATGGTGGGGGAGCTACCATTACCTTTAATGCAAGTAATAATATCACTATGGATGGCTTGGATTATAACAACGCTAAAACCGTTACCAAAATGATTCAAACTGAGGCTAGTCAGCACTCTTATACCAATTTTAACGCTACAAATACTATTAGTGTAACTCATTCAAGTTTTAGCGATATGACTTGGGGGAAATTCAGTTTTATAGCTAATAATATCTCGTTTTCTAACACTTCGTTTAATGGCTTCACTAACCCCGGTGGCTCAAGCATTATCAACGCCCATGCCACAAATTCTTTGAGCTTTGCTAATTCCCATTTGAATGGCGGAGCGGTTTATGAGCTACAAGCAAAAAATATTATTTTTAATAACACGCAAGCGGTTTTTAATGTCTTATCTTCTAGGGGGACAAGTAATTTTAGCGGTAATACAGAACTTCTAGGCAACACGAATTTTCAGCTTAATTCTCAAAGCTTGCTGAACTTTAACAATAATACAACCTTACAAAATAATGCGAATATCACAATTAGCGATAAGAGTCAAGTCGCTTTCAAAAACGCTTTAACCCTTAATGATAACACTAATTTAAGCCTAGATAATCAAGGTGTTTTAAATGCGAGTGGCACAAGCACTTTTAATCATCAAGCAAGTCTCAACATCAATAATAAAAGTCAAGCGACTTTTAATCATCTCATCTTTAATGGGGGGACACTCAGTCTCAATACTAACAGTAAGCTAAATGCTACTAACGCCACTTTTTCAAACAACACCACTATTAATTTAGTCAATAGCACTTTATTAGCGAACAACACAAACTCATTAAACGCTAACATTAATTTTCAAGGCACAAGCCAAGCCACTTTTCAAGGAAACGCTACTACTAATACAGCAAGTTTTACTTTTGATAGCACAAGCTCATTGAATTTTGGTAGTAACCTTACGGCTAATGGGGTGCTGAATTTTAAGGGTTATGGGGGTTCTTCAGCCAAGGCTTTAATGAATGTTAGCGGACAATTTATTTTAGGAAATCATGCAAATATTGATTTATCTAACATTAATATTTTTGATAATATTAAAAAATCTGTAACCTACAATCTATTAAACGCTCAAAAAGGTATTGCTGGCATTAGTGGGGCTAATGGCTATGAAAAAATCCTTTTTTATGGCATGAAAATCCAAAACGCTACTTATAGCGACAATGATAATATCCAAACTTGGACTTTCATAAACCCCCTTAATTCTTCTCAAATCATTAAAGAGAGTATTAAAAAGGGGGATTTAGCCATAGAAGTTTTAAACAACCCTAGCCCTGTCTCTAACACTATCTTTAATATCGCCCCTGAGCTTTATCATTACCAAACTTCTAAACAAAATTCTACCGGCTATAGCTATGACTATAGCGATGATAAAATAGGCACTTATTACCTAACTAGCAATATTAAGGGTCTTTTTACTCCTAAAGGCTCTCAAACTTCTCAAACCCCAGGCACTTATAGTGCGTTTAATCAGCCTTTGAGTAGTTTAAATATCTATAACAAAGGCTTTTCTAGTAAAAATCTAAAAACGCTTTTAGGTATTCTCTCTCAAAATTCTAGCACTCTAAAAGAGATGATTAAATCCAATCAATTGGATAATCTCAATAGCGTCCATGAAGTGGTGCAAATCTTAGATAAGATTAAGATTACCCCTAATCAAAAGCAAGCACTCTTAGATACTATCAGTCATTTAAGCGTTGATATCAATCAAACCTTTGACAATGGCAACTTAGTCATAGGTGCTACCAACGATAACACCACGCATTCTACCAGCTCTATATGGTTTGGGGGCAATGGCTATACCAGTCCTTGTCTAGTAAGCTCCACTACTTGCTCTTCTTTTAGAAACACTTATTTAGGGCAATTATTAGACTCTACTTCAGCTGATTTGGGCTATATCAACGCTCATTTCAAAGCTAAAAGTATTTACATCACCGGCACGCTTGGAAGTGGCAATGCATTTAAGAGTGGGGGAAGTGCAGAT is a window encoding:
- a CDS encoding vacuolating cytotoxin domain-containing protein encodes the protein MKTKKIKRFKNHIQKPFKLPLKAVKTNIKKSFFDKRAFLRASVFVVGILGELHDLKAGCTTWSWSTWSNVDNIEKGANSPTHNSYCLFSSTQGSGTYHLNSLTTYSSSGASFTQKFNGGILDVTGSILFGDVGYLGYITGTYDAQNINFNSSHITTGNQWSSGGGATLNFNASNSLTITQANFNNSKAGSQHSYMNFSGSSINVSGSSFTDNTNGGFSFGSNGSNSASSTFNQTHFNEGTYNFKSTNATFQNSTFNQGIYSFNDSTSLSFNNDTFNQGTYEFNASKINFSGTNTLNSSSPFANLKGNVSFSSSSNTIFNINQTLNNNQTYNILTTNGTIQYGVYQSYLWDLINYKGNKAISHSEISSHVYDVTFNINGQKETLQETFNHNSISTQFLGNLQNQAQNTATKDLTDTQNALNNANTDNATTHSYHSYENSKNPTIAQADKTLEETNSKIKQDKENLQQDLDNVKQLANAKDFNEEAFNQAQAKEQQDLKTLEKDENAFNKDKQELNEAIADAKPINPTPTPHTPKVEPKPIAHNTPSPTPKAEPTPPQPSPPTQNLPTINVWGGVYELNNQTYSKKGIYYINPNNQTLSTYTANLLGRSFDVNITQGTLIIGNNTESVNTKGLIWIGHGGFGYITGTFSATDIYLTNHFKTGEGVSGSDGGGATITFNASNNITMDGLDYNNAKTVTKMIQTEASQHSYTNFNATNTISVTHSSFSDMTWGKFSFIANNISFSNTSFNGFTNPGGSSIINAHATNSLSFANSHLNGGAVYELQAKNIIFNNTQAVFNVLSSRGTSNFSGNTELLGNTNFQLNSQSLLNFNNNTTLQNNANITISDKSQVAFKNALTLNDNTNLSLDNQGVLNASGTSTFNHQASLNINNKSQATFNHLIFNGGTLSLNTNSKLNATNATFSNNTTINLVNSTLLANNTNSLNANINFQGTSQATFQGNATTNTASFTFDSTSSLNFGSNLTANGVLNFKGYGGSSAKALMNVSGQFILGNHANIDLSNINIFDNIKKSVTYNLLNAQKGIAGISGANGYEKILFYGMKIQNATYSDNDNIQTWTFINPLNSSQIIKESIKKGDLAIEVLNNPSPVSNTIFNIAPELYHYQTSKQNSTGYSYDYSDDKIGTYYLTSNIKGLFTPKGSQTSQTPGTYSAFNQPLSSLNIYNKGFSSKNLKTLLGILSQNSSTLKEMIKSNQLDNLNSVHEVVQILDKIKITPNQKQALLDTISHLSVDINQTFDNGNLVIGATNDNTTHSTSSIWFGGNGYTSPCLVSSTTCSSFRNTYLGQLLDSTSADLGYINAHFKAKSIYITGTLGSGNAFKSGGSADITFQSLNNLVLNQANVEAQATDNIFNLLGQKGLDKIFNQGNLANILSQVAMEKIKQAGGLGNFVENALSPLSKELPTSLQNETLGQLMGQNNLNNLLNNSGVMGAIQNIISKKLSIFGNFVTPTMIENYLAKQSLESMLNDKGLLNTIGGYMNASELSSILSIVLKDITNPPTNLQQDINIVANRLLNEFLGQDIVKKLENQGLVSSIINKVISQGGLGGIYNQGLGSVLPPSLQNVLKENHLSSILSPKGLHEFWQKGYFNFLSNGYIFANNSSFSNATGGGLSFISNQSIIFNGDNTINFSKYQGTLTFASNDVSNINITTLNATNGLNLNAGLSNVSVEKGNICINLANCPTTKNSSTNSNIPPTNESLNVSANNFTFLGIITSNGAIDLSQVTHDSVIGTLNLNENATLKANNLTITKTFNNASNSMASIYGDLTLTQQATLSTNASGLDIGGNFSSYGDLIFNLNHSISHAIMDIKGTATMMTNANSPLIQFNMPSKEVGTYTLLNSSKAIYYGYNNQIIGGDSLSDYLKLYTLIDINGKHMVMTNNGLTYNGKAVNIKDGGLVIGFKDTQGQNIYTSILYNKVKIIISNNPINLQTPTLKQYITQIQGIKSVESIYQAGGSEAINWLNQIFETRGSPLFAPYYLESHSTKDLTTIARDIANTLEVIANPNLKNNATNILQVNTYTQQMSRLAKLSDTSTFASSDFHKRLEALKNKHFTEATPNAMDIILKYSQRDKIKNNIWTTGVGGASFVKGGTGTLYGINIGYDRFIKGVIVGGYVAYGYSGFHTSITQSSSSNVNMGVYSRAFLKKSELTLSMNETWGYNKTFINSYNPLLSIINQSYKYNTWTTNTDINYGYDFMFKHKSVILKPQIGLDYYYIGLSSLKGTMNNPTYNQFRANANPNQKSVLMINFALESRHYFNQNSYYFVIADIGRDLFVNSMGDKVVRFIGNNTLSYRDGDKYNTFASLTTGGEIRLFKTFYVNAGIGTRLGLDYKNINVTGNIGMRYAF